The segment CGTACACACACTATATAGAACTCAAAAGAAATGGGGAACttaaaaaattgcaaaagAGAGGGCTGAAGTACCTGAAAGCATGGCAGAAATtgataatatttcatttgaaCATTTGAATTCTGGACTAACAACGAGCATCTTTGACATCTGAGGATCTAATGGAAATTCACTCATTATTTCCCCAAGCTTCGTTAGGTTACCCTCATCATCCAATGCACCCAAATAATTCAGAACTTCTAAAGCTCGCATCAAAGTCTCAGGAGCAGGTGGATccataaaatcaaaatgcaCAAGGTCATCAATGCCCAATTTCTTCAAGGTAAGAACAGTATTTGCAAGGTTTGATCTCAAAATTTCAGGATATGTCTGTGGCTGCAAATCATTTTGGAAACTCCTTTCCGTGTAAAGTCTAAAACACTTTCCAGGCTGAGTTCTTCCAGCACGACCAGATCTCTGATGTGCACTGGCCTTTGATATAGGAGATACCAGTAATGATTCCACACGTACTCGAGGGTTATAAACTTTCTGTTTTGAGAAGCCAGGGTCAATAACATAGACAATGCCATCTATGGTCAATGAAGTCTCTGCAATGTTTGTGGAAACCACAATCTTTCTTCCAGGAGGTCCATCCTCTTTTACTGGAGGTGGAGCAGGTTCGAAGATCTTCTGCTGCATAGCTGGAGGAAGAGTAGAATATAAAGGCACCACTTTCACAGGCCCTACCTGGTCGCCAAGgtttgaaatttctttatttattttgcgaCATGCATCTTCAATTTCCTCCTCACCAGTGAGGAAAACAAGTATATCACCTATAGGTTCACACAAGTGAATCTGTACAACTGTCCGAATAGCAGCTTCAAGATAGTCCCTTTCAGGTTCCTGTGTGTAAAATATTTCCACTGGATGAAGCCTACCAGGAACTTTCATAAGTGGAGCACCATTAAAATAACCCTGGAACTTTTCAGCCTCAAGTGTGGCACTCATGACCACCAGCTTTAGGTCAGGcctatttttcaaaacttctttcaaaagtccaaaaaggacatcCGTGGCTAATGTTCTTTCATGAGCCTCATCAAGAATAATTACCTTATACCTTTCTAAAAGAGGATCTGTCATTGCTTCTCTTAAAAGCATACCATCAGTCAGATACCTGCCACCCATAAAAAGTACAACACATTTACCAATCAcgtaaagaataaaatttcaaatcatagAGGGAATAGATAACAACACTGATGAGTAGGTACTAAGAAGAATGAGCTTACTTCAAAACTGTTCTGGCACTACTGCAGTCTTCAAAACGGATGCTGTAACCCACCTCTTCTCCAATAGTCACGTCCATCTCTTCAGCAACACGTCTAGAAACTGACATTGCTGCCACCCTACGAGGCTGAGTGCAAGCAACCATCATCTTCTTACGTTTATCTGGACTATCCAGGTCCACGGcttctaaaacaaattgagGAATCTGTAACAGGCATAATCACCACAATAGACATCAGAATAACAAGAAGACTATCTCAAACAAAATACCCATTAGACATAGCTTAACTGAAAAGCAAACAAGTTGTCTAGAGACACCAAAAATTATTACTAGTACCTTCTAAAACcctattaaaataataataaaataaataaataaaccccAATATCCGCTTGGCCCCATTCTGATGCGATCTAAGAGCTTAAGAAATCAGAGAACTTTCCATACTATCAAACATATATCTTAACCAACTCGCATACCATACTCAACATATGTGGCTCACATATAAATTTAGTCGGTACCCAGCTAGATTTTTCTTaaagattaaagaaattaaacgaCAGTAACTAGATTAAATGTTTTAAGTAATATTCGAAGTCGTCCCATAGTTCGTTCCCTTCTCAAGGGAGGGTAAGGCCAATTATTCTAgtgcaaaaataatattcgCAAATTAAGAGCTAAAACAGGTTAAAATGAAAGTTCAGGATTAAATTAGGATATTATCCGAGCatttaaacaagaaaaagcaaaaccacAAATTCTAAGTTTACATCATTAGGTATATTTTTGGCCTAGACTGATGAAGTATGTAGTAAATCCTTCCCAAGAACGCATTACCCCACAATCAAACTAAAGAGCAAAGGTCCTTCTAACCAAAGCACCCCTAATAAAGCCTGACATTGGCTCGAAAAACACAGTACAGAAtctaaagaataaaaaaaaataaaaaaaataaaaaaaaaaattagaatagaagTCGAAGAAAAAACTAACAGCCTGAATGGAAGTTaatgaaaaaactaaaagccTGTGTCCAAGACAAAAGGGGAAGTTACAAATAATTCTGAAGTCACTTGCAGTCTCGAAAACATACAATCATCTACACATCAAACATTAGAACGCTTTCCCCAACTAACCTGAGTAGTTTTACCACTACCAGTTTcaccaaccaatatgagagtCTGACTGCTCTTTAAAGCCTGGAAAAACTCCTCTTTCTGATGCCAAACAGGCAGAGTCTTCCTCTTCTCCAAAATCTCAAAGTACCTCTGCGAGTACTGCCTCCCAGTCCACCGGTTGATCAGACTATTGCCCGCATTGCCACCGCCATTGTTAAACGCCGCTCCTCCACCGTTCGATTTGTGAATCTTCGGGGGGACAGAGGTGTCGTCCACCACATCAAACAAACTAaccttcctcttcctctccgCACCCATCAAAACCCTTGCCGGCACAGAGATACGGAAATAGCCGAAGAAAAGAGCTGTATTCTACCTCAACCGCAAGACAGGTCCCGGCCAAAACTTGCTTTATCGGAAGAGCGATTGAAGGGGCCTGGTTCTGGAACTGCAAAATtccgaaaccctaattcgagGGAAGAAGGGAGAGAATGAAGTGGCCTTCGTTATATTATATAGAACTTTCCAGAATTTCACAATCAGTCCCCAATTTCTTATTAATTCCTCGAATGCCACTTTAAGCATTTTAATTACGCCGACAGGACTTTGGACCCCTTAAATTGCTTTGCGCCTGGCCCAATTTGTATGTGGTCTAACACGGCCCAATTTATATGAGATCTAACACGGCCCAATTTATGTAGTCTAATACGGCCCAATTTATATGTAGTCTAACACGGCCCAATTTATATGTGGCCTAACACGGCCCAATTTATATGTGTCTAACACGGCCCAATTCACGGCCCAATTTATATGTGGTCTAATACGGCCCAGTTTATGTGTCTAACACGGCCCAATTTATATGTAGTCTCACAGCCCAATTTATATGTGGCCTAATACGGCCCAATTTATATGTCTAACACGGCCCAATTCACGGCCAATGTATATGTGGTCTAATACGGCCCAGTTTATATGTGTCTAACACGGCCCAATTTATATGTGGTCTAACACGGCCCAATAAAGGGGAACGGATCCAATCGGATCCCATTTCTAGAATCGTTAGGCCTTTTGTGCAAGTCAGAGCTTACCCGATAAAAGATTTCTCTACTTTAAGACCGTCATAGTTACGACCGTCGTTCACGAGGTCTCAATCACaatactaaaagaaaaagaaaaaaagaaaggctCGAGATGGATGCAAACTCGAAGTGGAACTGGCTTAGGTCAAACCAACGCTCGAGCCTAATCCAACATATCTAGAGCTCAATTGGACCTCGAGAAAGGTTCCCGAGGGTCAGAGTACTTAGTGGTTGTTTGggtatgattttaaatttgagtGAAATAATTACTTCATGCAAAATCAGTTATACTATAATTCGGTATCGATAAATTAATCACGTATATCTTCTTCTGTGTAATGATCATATAATGGGAAGATCAATACCATATCTTATACACATTGATCTATATAAATACATCGAATAATTAATGATATGAAGTATGTGTCAATGTACAATCCCTTCATTGCCAGCCAAAATCAAATACTTATCTCTCCTAGTAAGCTTTGTGcactcaaatttcaaagccTTACCAATCTCACTTTGCACCCAATTGGCCACATCAAACTTTGTGGAATTGGTATCATCATGTGATGCAAACAAGCCATCAACCGTGTCCAACTTCTTAATACTGTAAGATGGTGAAGGGTtcatcaagaagaagaacggGTCAAGGCACTTAAACCCACTTGCACTCGTCCCATAAAACATAGTCACATGTGTGTCGTTTGCTATCGGGACTATTTTTTCACTAATCTCTGCGAACAAtggactaaaccttagaagATACGCCTCTCTACAAGTGGTTCCTTCAGGACATATAATCAAATTGTCATTTGATAACAATCTTTTCATTAGGGTTGCATCTCGATCGCGATTTCGAGTCAATCGAACGGTTCTAATCGGTGAGAAGAATTCCGAGACTGGACTTAGACTATAGGTGACTGCTAAAGGGTTCTTGATTCTCAATGCAGCTGAAATATAGAGAGGGTCGAGAAGTGTTCTATGGTTGCAAACATATAAACACCCTCGATTGttgttggttttggttttttcaaCTGGGATCGAAACAGTGAGGTGCATCCCACTAAAAGCACTAATAGGAACACATAAATTATAAGGCAAACAAATATAAGcaaaaattctaataaaaacaagaattaGGGCAAAAGGGAGCCACGTCAAAACGGCAAGAGTGTCCAAAGGAGTTGGGTTTAGGGCTAGCCTTCCATCGTGAAAGATTAACGGCTTCAGAAATTTGTCTTTAGGAAGCGTcttccacttttttttatcaGCTTCACTCACAGTGTAGATTTCCTGTTTGCAAAGATCATCGTCAGCCATAATAATCTTACTTCagacattaaattaattcaaaaagCCACAACCGTacttctttaaaatatattattaaatgaatatcTGTTTTTACTATAAATGATTTTCGGGTTTAATTTACATTCtttaatatatgatatgacTTAGAGACATGGATATATATCTAAACATTTATGACAAGACGGgggaaaatatattatatattttatgttttttttggaaataatattttttttaaaaatatttattattaatgatAAGACATGTAGAtgttaatatatatctaaacTATTAAAGACAAGATAGggtgttttaatttgatttatcaactgtaatttgattttcttgtcgGACAGTTGGAATATATATAGGAATgttctaaatatatttttaatttctttaaattaattattgatatattgcttaactatataataaaaacattaatatatgaattttataattatttaatttatgagaaaatcattaattatttttagatagGAAAACCATTAATTATTTGACTTTATTTAGCTACGTAAACTCAATATTGTCCATACATGTGTaatcttataataaatattgtttattttattataaaaatctcaaaaggataactcaaaagtttcaatctaaaataattgaaaagatttatttagtcaatataattattcaaataatatatcaaatcaaaatagacataaatataccattcaaattattttaatcaacccagtgccagtagatattgtctattttggcttgttatgtaTTATTGTCAGTCTCACCGCtattaaaacacgtctgttagggagaggtttccacacccttataagaaatgtttcgtttccctctccaattgatgagTGATTATCACTgtttgatatgaaccacgaccaaggaattttcatacctcaaggtccaattacaaggacgagagtcaagaagctacaacaaaccttatatagttatattcaagctttgatgagctcaccatagcttagaatataactgtataaggtttgttgtagcttcttggctctcgttcttgtaattggaccttgaggtatggaaattccttggtcgtggttcatatcactgTTACTAAATTTTTACAGTGAGATCCCaatgtaaggaatgttttgttcccatcTTCAACCAATTTCGGACCTCACTGTTTCTATCTGTAATTTTCTATTGTATTACtgaatcatttttaaaaaagacgATAAAGCTATCAAGAAATTGAACCGATTACCGAAATGGAAATCGTTATGAACGTGAACGAGctgaaaattagggtttttgaaaGAACTTACATTGCAAATGGAAGAGAGGAGATGAAAATCATAACCCATTTGAGAGCCACAAATCCCAATCAAATTgcaattttgttcttgttgttcttgttgttgttcttgatgaATCAAATGAGATAATGAAGAAGCCTTCACTTTTGGTTCCATCAAACCCACAAAATACCCACAAAAAGCCTTCAATTCTCTTCCAACCACTTCCTCAACCTCCAAATAATCTCTCAAAAAGCTCTCAATCATGACTTGTGGGAAAAAATTACTGAACCCAATTCTCTTCCTCCCTTTTTTTACTGCCTCAAAACCCTCC is part of the Cucurbita pepo subsp. pepo cultivar mu-cu-16 chromosome LG12, ASM280686v2, whole genome shotgun sequence genome and harbors:
- the LOC111806837 gene encoding probable pre-mRNA-splicing factor ATP-dependent RNA helicase DEAH2 isoform X1, with product MGAERKRKVSLFDVVDDTSVPPKIHKSNGGGAAFNNGGGNAGNSLINRWTGRQYSQRYFEILEKRKTLPVWHQKEEFFQALKSSQTLILVGETGSGKTTQIPQFVLEAVDLDSPDKRKKMMVACTQPRRVAAMSVSRRVAEEMDVTIGEEVGYSIRFEDCSSARTVLKYLTDGMLLREAMTDPLLERYKVIILDEAHERTLATDVLFGLLKEVLKNRPDLKLVVMSATLEAEKFQGYFNGAPLMKVPGRLHPVEIFYTQEPERDYLEAAIRTVVQIHLCEPIGDILVFLTGEEEIEDACRKINKEISNLGDQVGPVKVVPLYSTLPPAMQQKIFEPAPPPVKEDGPPGRKIVVSTNIAETSLTIDGIVYVIDPGFSKQKVYNPRVRVESLLVSPISKASAHQRSGRAGRTQPGKCFRLYTERSFQNDLQPQTYPEILRSNLANTVLTLKKLGIDDLVHFDFMDPPAPETLMRALEVLNYLGALDDEGNLTKLGEIMSEFPLDPQMSKMLVVSPEFKCSNEILSISAMLSVPNCFVRPREAQKAADEAKARFGHIDGDHLTLLNVYHAYKQNNEDQSWCYENFINHRAMKSADNVREQLVRIMARFNLKLCSTDFNSREYYVNIRKAMLSGYFMQVAHLERTGHYLTVKDNQVVHLHPSNCLDHKPEWVIYNEYVLTSRNFIRTVTDIRGEWLVDVAAHYYDLANFPLCEAKRVLEKLYKKREKDREESRNRK
- the LOC111806837 gene encoding probable pre-mRNA-splicing factor ATP-dependent RNA helicase DEAH2 isoform X3, giving the protein MGAERKRKVSLFDVVDDTSVPPKIHKSNGGGAAFNNGGGNAGNSLINRWTGRQYSQRYFEILEKRKTLPVWHQKEEFFQALKSSQTLILVGETGSGKTTQIPQFVLEAVDLDSPDKRKKMMVACTQPRRVAAMSVSRRVAEEMDVTIGEEVGYSIRFEDCSSARTVLKYLTDGMLLREAMTDPLLERYKVIILDEAHERTLATDVLFGLLKEVLKNRPDLKLVVMSATLEAEKFQGYFNGAPLMKVPGRLHPVEIFYTQEPERDYLEAAIRTVVQIHLCEPIGDILVFLTGEEEIEDACRKINKEISNLGDQVGPVKVVPLYSTLPPAMQQKIFEPAPPPVKEDGPPGRKIVVSTNIAETSLTIDGIVYVIDPGFSKQKVYNPRVRVESLLVSPISKASAHQRSGRAGRTQPGKCFRLYTERSFQNDLQPQTYPEILRSNLANTVLTLKKLGIDDLVHFDFMDPPAPETLMRALEVLNYLGALDDEGNLTKLGEIMSEFPLDPQMSKMLVVSPEFKCSNEILSISAMLSGRLKRLLTKQKLGLATLMEII
- the LOC111806837 gene encoding probable pre-mRNA-splicing factor ATP-dependent RNA helicase DEAH2 isoform X2, with product MGAERKRKVSLFDVVDDTSVPPKIHKSNGGGAAFNNGGGNAGNSLINRWTGRQYSQRYFEILEKRKTLPVWHQKEEFFQALKSSQTLILVGETGSGKTTQIPQFVLEAVDLDSPDKRKKMMVACTQPRRVAAMSVSRRVAEEMDVTIGEEVGYSIRFEDCSSARTVLKYLTDGMLLREAMTDPLLERYKVIILDEAHERTLATDVLFGLLKEVLKNRPDLKLVVMSATLEAEKFQGYFNGAPLMKVPGRLHPVEIFYTQEPERDYLEAAIRTVVQIHLCEPIGDILVFLTGEEEIEDACRKINKEISNLGDQVGPVKVVPLYSTLPPAMQQKIFEPAPPPVKEDGPPGRKIVVSTNIAETSLTIDGIVYVIDPGFSKQKVYNPRVRVESLLVSPISKASAHQRSGRAGRTQPGKCFRLYTERSFQNDLQPQTYPEILRSNLANTVLTLKKLGIDDLVHFDFMDPPAPETLMRALEVLNYLGALDDEGNLTKLGEIMSEFPLDPQMSKMLVVSPEFKCSNEILSISAMLSVSQYYLMKQMVSSCIYASADLPWASCV
- the LOC111807447 gene encoding probable glycerol-3-phosphate acyltransferase 3, whose translation is MKSTPFFVVKALFLLFHRIFSKKFRRTATATAAGVHQKYQKDPSPAKLSGGEGKVLIFNVEEALLKPSSPFFFSYFMLVAFEASGVIRATALLMSYPLIRLVGQEMGLKIMVMISFFGVKKDNFRIGSSVLGKFLMNDVGLEGFEAVKKGRKRIGFSNFFPQVMIESFLRDYLEVEEVVGRELKAFCGYFVGLMEPKVKASSLSHLIHQEQQQEQQEQNCNLIGICGSQMGYDFHLLSSICNEIYTVSEADKKKWKTLPKDKFLKPLIFHDGRLALNPTPLDTLAVLTWLPFALILVFIRIFAYICLPYNLCVPISAFSGMHLTVSIPVEKTKTNNNRGCLYVCNHRTLLDPLYISAALRIKNPLAVTYSLSPVSEFFSPIRTVRLTRNRDRDATLMKRLLSNDNLIICPEGTTCREAYLLRFSPLFAEISEKIVPIANDTHVTMFYGTSASGFKCLDPFFFLMNPSPSYSIKKLDTVDGLFASHDDTNSTKFDVANWVQSEIGKALKFECTKLTRRDKYLILAGNEGIVH